GATAAGTCTGTGTCTCCACCATTATGTCGAAATTACATGATTAATTGTAAAGTAATAAGCATCCTAAAATAAATAACCAGAATAAAATCTGCtaatttttgttgaaattCACGAGATGCAAACTCATTTCTAGATTAGTATAAACACTTattatatttcattttaaaTATGTTTAAAGGAAACGTAATTGATTTTAATCGTTATTCAACATTAATTGATGAAAGacttaaaattaaatcaaaagaaaGGATGCGTCCAAATGACTTGTTCTCGGACccttattatcaaaaatctgactttgaaaaaaattgtattgatacaatttcagaaaatacaagtaaaaatatgttaaaaaatatatggAATCTTAGTCAAGAAAAAGCAAATATAAATCCATCTGAAACTTCCTCCaattgtaataaattttataattatgaaaattatttgggGATCAAAAGAAGTGGTTGCAAAAATACCACTGTTGAAAAGAAGTCAGAAAGTAAAAtggaagaatttattaaaaatacttCTGCAAGGAAGCAGAAACTATTTAGAGAATTTTCAACTGGAATTGTGCTAGGAGATGAGGGAGATTCGAGGGAGAAAATGTTTTCCTACGTTTCTAATATATTGAGCAATCAAAACAACAAAGAGAAGgatgataatgaaaattttaagTTGGCTTACCctttttattcaaatattttcaacattGAAAATCATACTTGTAAATCTGAGCTAAGTAAAAGATTCTTGCTTGAACGGCGAATAACGAATAACTCCGATATTGGAGACGAGTGCGCTGCAATGCTACTAACTCCTGGAACACTTAAATACTATAGTTTTGATAGAGAAACTAAAACTTACAACgcaattaaagatttaagCAACAATAACATATCTGATGAATACAATTTGGACAATGTTACTCCAAAATTTACTCcattacaaaaaaatttgagtTCTAAACTACATGGAAGTGACTTCTATAATAATGCGGCAATTAGAAGTTCAGAAACAATGTACATAATTAGATTCCGCCTGAAAAACATTAGCTCTCAAATTAATGAGaagattattaaaaatgcTGCTGCAAATTGTGGTGCGTTTGCCTATCAAATAATGTTTGAATTTGATCCAATTAAATGGTGTTCTAAAGGTATTGCAACAGGCATGCTTAGATATTCTGGCGATAGCTTAGATGCTTTTAAAAGAGAATTAATCGAATTATTCAAGATTGAAGTTGAGATCCTTAATGGAATTCAGGAAAGTTCAGAATAAAAACAAACCAAAATGTTAATTCGGCctaataatagaataatTGAGATAATATGCGAAATTCAGTAGTTTCTACTTCTTAATGTATATTATAATGacaacaaataatataaataagaCTGAAACGACAAAATTTTGTCTCTTTTTCAAGTTGATAATTGAATTTACAACACTTTGAATATTGCTTATAGATTTCTTTCTCATTGTGCGCGTcttatcaaaaattaattttaaagtaTGATTTTGACCACTTAATGAATGAGTTGTATTCATTGCCTGATCTATcattgaatttaaatttaaaactgaatctttaattatattcttttccCTATAAAACTGAGATCTTTCGAATGATTCAGTACTTTTATCTATGTATAATTTCTGATACTTATTTCCGGACGGAGtgtttgattttgaaaaaaggTTCACCCTTTTTTTTCTAGAGTCGATATACttgcaaatattattatagtCGTGCTTCAAATTCTGAAGAAGTGAACTATACCTATCGGTATTCATACCATCATTATTTAGTATATCTACCTCTTTCTCAAATGAATCAAAAAGGCAGcaaatatcattttttaagCTCTGAACTTCAATCTCCCATTTATGTTCACTCATAATAATCCCTCCTTCTTTCGTTGTacctttttcttcttcatctaGAAATGCATCTATTTCTAGGTTCCAATCATGTGATTTTAGTGTATCTAACTCTCCTAGTTTAGTTTCAAGAGCATTCTGAATACCCCTTAAGCAAATACTCATGTTTAAGTATTATAGTACCAGTTCATCTTATGTGGTAGACGTAAATAcgaaattaaagattttttttttgtgtaATCGtaattttttaagaaaaaaaattcaagaaaaaaagtttaaccgcataattaaaacaaaaaattgCTTTTGAGAACTATTTAGAACGTTTcaactactactactaaATCCTGCTGGTAACattgttttaattaaattgatCAGATTTATGTGGCAACggattattaataataagaatcGCATTGTACATCTATAGATAAACAGTAGAGCCATTTACCCACTCTGAAAATTCTCTTTCATTTATTCCACTCTTTTGGTTTTCGTCTAAAGCATTGTATATAATGCTTAAATCAGTAACTCCAAACTGTTGTCTTCCGTTAGTATAATCTGCTGCCATTCTActaaattcttcaaattgcATTCCGTACACTGGATCTGCGATCGCATATCTTCTATATACATCAGCTACAGTTGATGTTTTTGTtgtgataatatttttcctAACTCTTTCAAGCCTTACACTTTTTTGCAAAGATATCAATAATCCAATAATTGCAACCCCAGCAACTGCAATAGAAGTCAGAAAGGCCAGAAGTGCTAGTACTCCTGCCCCTCTCCTTTGAGGCCAGAGTGTAGTGGATGTAAGGCAACTAAGAAATAAAAGGCAAAGGCTCTTTCCTGTTAAATGGGTTAAAAACCTTGCTTCTTTCCTAATCAATGCTCTACCTCTTGCCGACCAACGTGGGCTTCCAGGAACATCGAGAATCATCAataaaattccaaataagAGTTGGAATAGGGAATTGATCATATTTGCCGGCTGAATATTAAACAATGAATTTGTAGCAGCTAATACGCCTGCTGCAGAAGATGCACCAGCTCCAATGAAAAATAGAGTCTGGTATCGACAATTCAAATCTTGGAGAGTCTTTTCTACTCTTGCCCCGCctataattatttgatcGGCCAAAGTTACATCCACTTTGGAAGAGCTCTTAACGCCAACTATAAACCTCTCGCCTACAAAAAAAGTTTGTAAGTATTAACTTTTTCAACCAAATAGATGTACTTTTCAttataaatacaaaatgGTAATTAACTTTCAGAGTTGCATAAAATCAAAACAGTTAAACTTTTATTAGTAGATGTCACCATAGTATCTATAACATCTCCACATGCAAAGTACTCTAACGACTAACTTACCTGAAATCCCACCTTGTGTTTCATACATTTTGTATCAAATCTATTCGCAATATCAAGTTAAATGTCCAAAGAAGTGGTATGATAACTATTGGTTAGTATAGCATTAAATACTAATTCCCTCGATTTCAATTCTATCACACATTCGCAAAGACTTTGTACTGGAAAAAATACCGCCTAAATTCATTCATATATTTACTAAAAAATAGGattaaaattcaaataaaaataattagatctagtcaaaaaaaaaagcaagCTATTGCCACAGAAATGTtcataaaatataatataagGATTTAGTAGCAAAACACcctaatttatttctacCAAACAAGCTACACTAGTGTAAATCtagatgaaaaaaattcaacaaactccctttcattaattgatCCTTTTTGGTTGTCATCCAAtgcattaaaaataatgctCAGCTCATCTTGAGAAAATTGATAATTGTTATCTGTTCTGTCACTTATTAATCTATTGAACTCATCGCCAAGCATTCCAAATAATGGATCAGAAAGAGCATAACTtctatatatttcaatagTATTGCAAGCTCCAACACTTGTATAACTCGATATGACACTCTTCTTAATTCTATTCAGTCTTATTCCTTTCTCAAAAGAAATAAGGAGACCCAATACTGCAACGGATGAAGTAAGTAAACAAACCAAGAATGTTAGTAAAAATAATCCAGGAGATTTTGACTTTGTTTTCGAAAACATAGAAATTATCATTGGGCCCCTATTATTTGTTCTCAGAGTGGTTGAGCATAGGCATGACAAAAACAAGAGGGAAAGAGATTTCCCTGTTAACTTTGATAAAATCCTTGCTTGACGTCTAATATCGCTTCTAAACTTTGCGCTCCATCTTGGTTGCCCAGGAATATccaacaataataaaagcaCTCCTACAATTAACTGAAGGCAAGAATTTACAAAGTTTGTGATCCTTAACccaaataatgaatatatagCAGAAAAAAATCCTGCTATAGACAGAACAAGAGTCGCAATAAAGAATAATGTTTGATATTTCACATTAAATTCCGCCAAAGTAGCATCCACTATCTCCCCACTGTGCTCTATCTTCTCTTGAAATACTCCTATTTCCTTATCTCTATTTCCAtacatttatattcaaaataagtaatatatatatatatatatattttttttttttttttttttttttaatttaatactCAGTTCAAGtataatatatatcatGGAGCACGCCTTGCATCTCAATAATGTAATTCAGTGGGCTGAATACGTAAATAGCCATGCCGTATATGCCTACAATGATTGCTTCCGAGTAGGCAAAAGATCTGCCtgtaataaattttatttttagtcGAATTGAAACATTTAAGTGAGTTTGCTAGCTAGATACAATGGCATGTTCCTTCCAAAACTCTACCGACTCTAAGtatttttctcttttcaATGGGACCCCACTACCTCCCTCTTCTATTAAAGTATTTCTAAGAATTGTTATTGGCTCCATTGGGACTTCAAAGCTTTCATTTTGCGCCTTAATTGATATTATATACCAGTCCGGGTTCTTTTCCCTATCATCTAGAATATCTTGTAGACAACAGTTCATAATGCTTGATTCTTTCTCACACTGTTCTTTACTATAAAGAATGATATCTAAATACTTGCTTTTAATTAGTTGTGATGCGGGTGGGGAATCCTTTGGGAACCACCTTGACAATACTGGAATCTCTTCGTCTCTCCTCGAAATATACCCTGtcttaatatatttttcgTTTTCATTTGTGATCTTTACAATTGATTGCTTTGCTTCTGtaaaatttggaataaaaatatgtttGCAGAAATCTGCATACCCATCGACTAATGTAGGATTATTCTCGATAATGTAATTATTTACGTTCCTCAAGAATTCATAAGGACTCATTCTTGGGATATAACTTCCTCTGTATCCCTCCACAAACTGTCTTAGAGCAAAACTATTAACTCCCAATAGTTTcataattctttatttctggaaaaaaaagttgtTAAAAACCTATATCTTAATATTGCTTTAATTGCGCCGAAGGAAAAGAGAGTTGAAtctgaataaataaaatgggaaatattctttattatcttATCGGCCAACGGAATTATCACTATTATGATGAGATTGCATTAGATTGTGGAGTAAATATGTTttctattcaaaaaaatgtCGAACAAACAAAGAtcttaaaatataaaagttTATCAATGAAAATTTCCGAAGCAGAAAGTTTATATAACAAACTAATGGACATGAGATATCATACAGaacaaattattgataagTACAACTCTCTTACAAGATTATTTGAAGGGATCCACTGTAAAATTTGTTACCTGGACTTTGCTCAGAGATGGGTTTATCAGCAAGACTGCAATAAATTTTACAAGTACTGTATAGAATTAGAAGCTAGGATCGCTGAGCAAGATGAatcaataaaaagaaagtacTTGGAATATTGTGATTTTGTCCAATTATACAGTATTAAGTCAGGAAAGATTaagtatttaaataaatatccaGGTCTAAAAACATGCCTCTTATTAAGTAGAAAATGTCCGAAATGCTACGAATCTAAAAAAATATCTCATTCGCAAGCAAAAGTAAgtatcaataattaatacatTTCCCAAACTAACTCACTATAGAATACAGCATTTATGGCCTTTAAAATTAGAGGCATACTTTCATTTTATGAATACCAATGGGATGAAATCAAATCTTGTAAATAATCCCttaaagataaaatttAGATTTATATTAGCTATGCATCTATAAAGCTATTATCTTGTTGTAGAAGCTCGTCCTCAGAGTATACTAATAAATGTATAATATCTTCAATCCCactaattatttcatcttTTGATTCATATAAATGCCATACTCTCAAAACTTCATATGCTCCCAACTCTCGAAGGAAAGTCCTCCCATTAACCGTTGaaattaatactaatatACAGTCAAATACATCTTgagatatatttttattaacaGGGCCGattgcattttttttaataaactcGGAAACTTTGTCTTCTGCAGCAGAATCTGTGAATTCTTCATAATCACCCccacaattttttttgggATTCCCATTGTCAAATTCgttaaatgaaatattatcagaATTCGTTCCTTCGCGCtttgaatcaaaaaaaatcgTCTTATTTTGGAGTTCGGATAATATATTACTGCTTTTCCTATACCTTAGATTTAGATGGCTTTCATTAGGGTAAACCAAACAACATAATGATGGAATTACATTACaatctttttttgataTAATTGTATGTAAGTTCTTATCTAGGCAAACGTGCGTAATAATACTCATTACACTCTTGGTCATTATCAAATCATCTTTTCTTGATGTTGCTAGCATTAGTTCCGAAACTTTGttcaataattcaataCCTAAATTActatcaaataaaaatactCGCCCTTGACTACAATATGtacaattatttaaaatactAATGATCATCTCTTTCTCCTTCTCATCCCTAGAGTTAGAGAGGCATTCGAGTAAATAGGttaaat
The Cryptosporidium parvum Iowa II chromosome 2, whole genome shotgun sequence genome window above contains:
- a CDS encoding apicomplexan protein with signal peptide and 3 transmembrane domains, yielding MINSLFQLLFGILLMILDVPGSPRWSARGRALIRKEARFLTHLTGKSLCLLFLSCLTSTTLWPQRRGAGVLALLAFLTSIAVAGVAIIGLLISLQKSVRLERVRKNIITTKTSTVADVYRRYAIADPVYGMQFEEFSRMAADYTNGRQQFGVTDLSIIYNALDENQKSGINEREFSEWVNGSTVYL
- a CDS encoding hypothetical protein (3+ transmembrane domain), whose protein sequence is MYGNRDKEIGVFQEKIEHSGEIVDATLAEFNVKYQTLFFIATLVLSIAGFFSAIYSLFGLRITNFVNSCLQLIVGVLLLLLDIPGQPRWSAKFRSDIRRQARILSKLTGKSLSLLFLSCLCSTTLRTNNRGPMIISMFSKTKSKSPGLFLLTFLVCLLTSSVAVLGLLISFEKGIRLNRIKKSVISSYTSVGACNTIEIYRSYALSDPLFGMLGDEFNRLISDRTDNNYQFSQDELSIIFNALDDNQKGSINEREFVEFFSSRFTLV
- a CDS encoding hypothetical protein (domain similar to DUF384, of unknown function), encoding MEEDDKINLFGVYEELFHLLRDGKDEVIKGSMELLLDQSEMESLSEFLSNNPNYFRSILLLIGNDISSISECALKILINLSQKSEIGEELCRNWSAIEYSMDNLREQIKSNSTVPYHLSLNLMLISNLTRYSKGREKFFDKSRQSKSFYLTYLLECLSNSRDEKEKEMIISILNNCTYCSQGRVFLFDSNLGIELLNKVSELMLATSRKDDLIMTKSVMSIITHVCLDKNLHTIISKKDCNVIPSLCCLVYPNESHLNLRYRKSSNILSELQNKTIFFDSKREGTNSDNISFNEFDNGNPKKNCGGDYEEFTDSAAEDKVSEFIKKNAIGPVNKNISQDVFDCILVLISTVNGRTFLRELGAYEVLRVWHLYESKDEIISGIEDIIHLLVYSEDELLQQDNSFIDA